The following coding sequences lie in one Oncorhynchus kisutch isolate 150728-3 linkage group LG17, Okis_V2, whole genome shotgun sequence genomic window:
- the LOC116354471 gene encoding tyrosine--tRNA ligase, cytoplasmic-like, which yields MRDYQTANQSPLDEGDPRRVEPLDPPEGSSPGERVFVEGYETGKPDDKLNPKKKLWEKLQVDLKVSGQCVAQWQDKHLMTKLGHITCKTLKGGNIS from the exons ATGAGAGACTACCAGACAGCTAACCAGTCACCCCTAGA TGAGGGggatcccagaagagtggagcctCTTGACCCCCCTGAGGGGTCGTCACCCGGGGAACGGGTGTTCGTTGAGGGGTACGAGACGGGCAAGCCAGACGACAAACTAAACCCAAAGAAAAAGCTGTGGGAGAAACTACAG gtggacctgaaggtgtcAGGACAGTGCGTAGCCCAGTGGCAGGACAAACACCTGATGACCAAACTGGGACACATCACCTGTAAAACACTGAAGGGAGGCAACATCAGCTAA